In one window of Rhinoderma darwinii isolate aRhiDar2 chromosome 7, aRhiDar2.hap1, whole genome shotgun sequence DNA:
- the LOC142657668 gene encoding vitellogenin-A2-like — protein MRGIILALVLALAGADNANIDPTFSQNKVTVYDYEAFVMTGLPENEFVRAGINIACKLEISPYAQRMFLLKAQSLTIKEINGAWPKDPFTRSSKLTQIFAEQLTKPIKFEYHGGRIGNIYAPNDVSETVVNLYKGILSMFNVNIKRTQNVYDLQETSIAGVCHTRYVIQEDKKGGELVVVKSIDLNNCQEKVSKNLGMAFMESCVTCKRMHSNIRDAATYTYKMKNREHNTVITQVTSEQIIHYSPFQERHGGAVMEAKQILTWAGTKSSQLNMPQLQLQNRGNLHYNFADEIYQIPFVLIKTKSLEAQIVEILQHLVQNNQQKIHKDVSTKFMELIQLMRHATPDVIQTLWKQFAEKSRYRSWILQALPMAGTADSLKVVHQIIHSGDLTSAEALRLLPISMHFTRGSQRALQIAENIMKDSKVEKNQALYKVAILGYGSMVKKYCDRLTTCPESVLEPIQDFAAEALSKVHEEDMALALKALGNAGQSESIKRIQKFLPGFSSSASQLPLRIKVDAVMALRNIAKQDARRVEEILLQVYMNRDARTEVRMVACLALFETNPNLAMVANIANVAVRESKANLQLASFVYSQLKALAKSSLPQLEPLAAACNVALKLFNPSIDSLGYRYSKVIRLDTFRYSLMSGAVAKLYIMNSASTMFPVFLLGKIRAFVGGSETDILEVGIRGEGIEQILRKQDIQFRDFPMRKKISQIVKLLKGYKSQSSQSPLLSGYFKVSGQEISFTDINKDTIQTLTRALNEPAERHVSIKSILNKLLNGLVGQYVQAIVAFEARHITPTTVGLPMEFSWYSTAVVNAPVNIDMKITPAYTPDFSIAQLLESQLQINSDVNPSMLIHGVSTMGINTPLVQSGIEFHAKALTNIPGKFTARLDLKEKIIKFEAPPCQQEDDLIQLSAKTYAVSRNVEELDAVKKTPLVPRAVSQNILQKHFESTGRASPDAASMMEASSEIGSKKIGLANSHHQSNPQLYKYCVVIPHTTIQICLNHQSRSAVARRNAILYLVVGEHQTTITMKPAHTDAAIEKIQIEVAFGPKAASRVIALVDVEEKEGEQLEESEIQKRLKTILGIERDIAARNESLAQRKAKKQKHIKKHKSLVADGTETDLARQISSSSSSSSSSSSSSSAPGQRGKSRQHGQQPQSSSSSSSSSRQGHGKRHEDDQTNRGHNKRAGSSSSSSSSSSSSSSSSSSSDRGKDNKPRSSSSSSSSSSSSSSSSSSSSSSSSSRRNSRNRQQQREQAQQHGNKQHQHGRKSSSSSSSSSSSDSSQTSRNRRHREFYDLRFRPVRTQRANDKQQSSSSSSSSSSSSSASRYHQAKFMGDNKPPALVVTVRAIRNDNTRQGYQLIIYADYSNSKPQLQAYVVDFTKSSRWRTCINAEVVSSHQAEASLKWGQNCQDYKIIAKAQTGHFGNQPAVKVTVDWPKVPSKLKSAAAYASEFVPGAAYLLGASQRYKKNTQRQAKLIISLSSPRTIDAVIHLPRMTLFYRALRIPIPVPVRHISQSEILQAPTWNIFAEAPQMLLESLQGECKVAENRVTTFNGIDLAYAMPENCYHILAHDCSDEMKFMVMVKKSKQHPESKDINVKVGHYDISMSYKPGTPEMTLNGVTLLESQLPYKSIAEPVVEILKTENGLSVLAPEYGIEKLNYDGLTVQVVPAVWMKGKTCGVCGRNDDETLQEFRRPDGSVAKDEMSHIHSWILPAQTCAEGCHVQQSLVKLEKEIDGENSKCYSVHPVLRCAKGCSPVKTTEVTTGFHCLPSGATMDLAEGQVSLDKSEDFTELVEAHTSCSCENGSCSS, from the exons ATGAGGGGAATCATCCTAGCACTGGTGCTCGCACTAGCGG GCGCTGACAATGCCAATATAG ATCCTACGTTCAGCCAGAACAAAGTCACTGTTTACGACTATGAGGCCTTTGTCATGACCGGACTTCCAGAAAATGAATTTGTCCGAGCTGGAATTAATATCGCCTGCAAGCTTGAGATCAGTCCCTATGCCCAGAGGATGTTCCTTTTAAAG GCCCAATCTCTGACCATAAAAGAAATCAATGGTGCGTGGCCCAAAGACCCATTCACTCGCTCCTCTAAGTTGACCCAGATTTTTGCTGAGCAGCTCACCAAACCCATCAAATTTGAGTACCACGGTGGAAGAATCGGAAACATTTATGCACCAAATGATGTTTCTGAAACTGTGGTCAACTTGTATAAAGGAATTCTCAGCATGTTCAATGTCAACATCAAGAGGACCCagaatgtgtatgatctgcaagAG ACAAGCATTGCCGGTGTTTGCCACACCAGATATGTGATCCAAGAAGACAAGAAAGGAGGTGAACTGGTTGTTGTGAAGTCCATAGATTTAAATAACTGCCAAGAAAAAGTATCAAAGAATCTTGGAATGGCCTTCATGGAAAGCTGCGTCACTTGCAAGAGG ATGCACAGTAACATTCGTGATGCTGCAACCTACACCTACAAGATGAAGAACAGGGAACACAATACTGTTATCACACAAGTGACCTCTGAGCAGATCATCCACTACTCTCCATTCCAAGAACGTCATGGTGGTGCCGTCATGGAAGCCAA gcAAATTCTTACCTGGGCAGGAACCAAGAGCAGCCAACTGAATATGCCTCAACTTCAACTCCAAAACCGTGGGAATCTCCATTATAACTTTGCAGATGAAATCTACCAAATTCCATTTGTTCTAATCAAGACCAAGAGCCTTGAGGCACAG ATTGTAGAAATTCTTCAGCACCTGGTACAGAACAACCAACAAAAAATCCATAAGGATGTCTCCACAAAATTCATGGAGCTGATTCAGCTTATGCGTCATGCCACCCCTGATGTAATTCAGACCCTTTGGAAGCAGTTTGCTGAAAAGTCAAGATACAG atCCTGGATCCTTCAAGCTCTTCCTATGGCTGGAACAGCTGATAGCCTGAAGGTAGTCCACCAAATTATTCACAGTGGAGATCTGACAAGTGCAGAAGCCCTCAGATTGCTTCCCATTTCAATGCACTTTACCAGGGGCAGCCAGCGGGCCTTGCAGATTGCTGAA AATATAATGAAAGACTCCAAAGTAGAGAAAAACCAAGCATTGTACAAAGTTGCCATACTTGGATATGGTTCAATGGTGAAGAAATACTGCGATCGTCTCACTACTTGCCCCGAATCAGTTCtggag ccTATCCAAGACTTTGCAGCTGAAGCCCTGAGCAAGGTCCATGAAGAAGACATGGCTCTGGCATTGAAGGCCCTGGGTAACGCTGGCCAGTCTGAAAGCATAAAACGTATTCAGAAATTCTTGCCAGGATTTTCTTCCAGTGCCTCTCAACTTCCATTAAGGATTAAGGTTGACGCTGTCATGGCGTTGAGGAATATTGCAAAGCAGGATGCCCGTAGA GTTGAAGAAATCTTACTCCAAGTCTACATGAACCGTGATGCCCGGACTGAAGTGAGAATGGTGGCTTGTTTGGCCTTATTCGAGACAAACCCCAACCTTGCCATGGTTGCCAATATTGCTAATGTGGCTGTTAGAGAGAGCAAGGCTAACCTTCAGCTTGCCAGTTTCGTCTACTCTCAACTTAAAGCTTTAGCCAAAAGCAGTTTACCACAACTAGAGCCCCT AGCTGCTGCTTGCAATGTTGCTCTTAAACTGTTCAACCCAAGCATTGATAGTCTTGGCTACCGCTACAGCAAGGTCATCCGTTTGGACACATTCAGAT ACTCTCTGATGAGTGGAGCTGTAGCTAAACTCTACATCATGAATAGTGCCAGCACCATGTTCCCCGTGTTTCTTTTGGGCAAAATCAGAGCATTTGTGGGAGGATCAGAGACTGACATTTTAGAG GTTGGTATCAGAGGAGAAGGAATTGAACAGATCCTGAGAAAGCAAGACATTCAGTTCCGTGATTTCCCAATGAGGAAGAAGATCAGCCAGATTGTAAAATTG CTGAAGGGATACAAATCACAATCATCTCAATCCCCACTTCTATCTGGATACTTCAAAGTCTCTGGTCAAGAGATTTCCTTCACTGATATCAACAAAGACACTATTCAAACTTTGACCCGG GCATTGAATGAACCAGCAGAAAGACATGTTTCAATCAAGAGCATCCTGAATAAGCTTTTGAATGGACTGGTTGGACAATACGTCCAGGCAATTGTGGCATTTGAGGCTCGTCATATCACCCCAACTACTGTTGGTTTGCCAATGGAGTTCAGTTGGTACTCTACTGCTGTGGTCAATGCCCCTGTGAACA TTGACATGAAGATTACCCCAGCCTACACACCAGACTTCAGTATTGCTCAGTTGCTGGAATCTCAGTTGCAGATCAATTCAGATGTCAACCCCAG CATGTTAATTCATGGCGTATCAACAATGGGAATCAACACCCCCTTGGTCCAGAGTGGAATTGAATTTCATGCCAAGGCACTCACAAACATCCCAGGAAAATTCACTGCACGTTTGGATTTGAAGGAAAAGATCATTAAATTTGAAGCACCACCCTGCCAACAAGAGGATGACTTAATTCAATTAAG tgCAAAAACATATGCTGTctcaagaaatgttgaagaattgGATGCCGTTAAGAAGACACCACTTGTGCCAAGGGCGGTCAGCCAAAATATCCTCCAGAAACACTttgaatctacagggagggcttcaCCCGATGCAGCCAGTATGATG GAGGCCTCCTCAGAAATCGGGTCTAAGAAAATAGGTCTTGCAAATTCACATCACCAGTCTAATCCACAGCTATACAAATACTGCGTGGTAATCCCCCACACTACCATACAAATTTGCCTCAATCATCAGTCTCGCAGTGCGGTCGCACGCAGAAATGCAATTCTCTATCTAGTGGTGGGAGAACACCAGACCACGATCACGATGAAGCCAG cTCACACTGATGCTGCTATTGAAAAGATACAAATTGAGGTAGCATTCGGACCCAAGGCAGCCTCAAGGGTAATTGCCCTCGTTGATGTAGAAGAGAAAGAAGGCGAACAACTTGAGGAATCTGAGATTCAGAAGAGACTGAAGACCATCCTTGGAATAGAGAGGGACATTGCA GCCAGGAACGAGAGTCTGGCCCAACGAAAAGCCAAGAAGCAGAAGCACATCAAAAAACATAAATCATTAGTTGCAGATGGTACAGAGACTGATTTAGCACGTCAGATATCATCCTCCagctcttcttcctcttcttcatcttcttcttcATCAGCACCTGGCCAAAGAGGTAAAAGTAGGCAACATGGTCAACAGCCGCAAAGCTCTAGCAGTTCGTCAAGCAGCAGCAGACAAGGCCATGGAAAAAGACATGAAGATGATCAGACAAACagagggcataataagagagcCGGctctagtagcagtagcagttccagcagcagcagcagtagcagcagtagtagcagcagcgacAGAGGAAAAGATAACAAacctagaagcagcagcagtagtagcagcagcagcagcagcagtagtagcagcagcagcagcagcagtagtagcagcagctctaGAAGGAACAGCAGGAACAGGCAACAGCAACGTGAACAAGCACAACAACATGGCAACAAGCAACATCAACATGGAAGGAagagcagcagtagtagcagcagcagcagcagcagcgacaGCAGCCAAACCTCTAGAAACAGG AGACACAGAGAATTTTATGACCTTCGCTTCAGACCAGTACGGACACAAAGA GCCAACGACAAGCAACAGTCTTCTTCATCTTCAAGCTCCTCATCTTCAAGCAGCAGTGCTTCTAGGTATCACCAG GCTAAATTTATGGGTGACAACAAGCCCCCAGCATTGGTCGTCACTGTTCGAGCCATCAGAAATGACAACACCCGTCAAGGATATCAGTTGATCATCTATGCAGACTATTCTAACTCCAAACCTCAACTCCAGGCCTACGTTGTAGATTTCACTAAATCAAGCAGGTGGAGGACTTGTATCAATGCTGAAGTTGTGAGTTCTCATCAAGCTGAG GCCAGCCTAAAGTGGGGACAGAACTGTCAAGATTACAAGATTATTGCCAAAGCTCAAACTGGTCACTTCGGTAACCAACCTGCAGTAAAGGTGACCGTAGACTGGCCAAAAGTACCATCCAAACTGAAGTCTGCCGCCGCATA TGCTTCAGAATTTGTCCCGGGAGCTGCATACTTGTTAGGCGCCTCTCAGAGATACAAGAAGAATACTCAACGTCAAGCAAAATTAATCATTTCCCTAAGTTCTCCAAGAACCATTGATGCTGTAATACATTTGCCACGG ATGACACTTTTCTACAGAGCTCTTAGAATCCCAATTCCAGTCCCAGTTCGACACATTTCACAGAGCGAAATTCTACAAGCTCCAACCTGGAACATATTTGCTGAGGCTCCTCAGATGCTCCTCGAGTCTTTGCAAG GTGAATGCAAAGTCGCTGAAAATCGCGTTACGACCTTCAATGGTATTGACCTGGCTTATGCCATGCCTGAGAACTGCTATCACATCCTGGCCCATGATTGCAGCGATGAGATGAAATTCATGGtaatggtgaagaaatccaaacaaCATCCAGAAAGCAAAGACATTAACGTTAAAGTTGGCCACTA TGACATTTCCATGTCTTATAAGCCTGGAACACCAGAGATGACCCTCAATGGAGTTACCTTGTTAGAAAGCCAACTTCCATACAAATCAATTGCTG